In Flavobacteriales bacterium, one genomic interval encodes:
- a CDS encoding cyanophycinase yields MKFSILFVLLVTHGLSAQTNYTSYFTGNTADVVTQPTGGICMMGGATEDDNAMIWFLQRAIGGDVLVLRASGSDGYNDYLYADLGVPVNSVETIVFSDASASSEPYVQERIRQAEAIWFAGGDQWDYISYWQNTPIDSLINIALDQRNIVIGGTSAGMAILGGHRFTAQNGTVTSAAALSNPYSDDIQIGSNAFLDLPILSNVITDTHYDDPDRKGRHFTFLARIRTDQGVEARGIACNEYTAVCVTDDGIAHVYGGYPTYQEFAYFLRVDCTNPSLPQQCEVGLPLTWNDNGTAVKVYKAPGVSSGATTFDLNTWQAGSGGSWEDWTAVNGAFSTNPTAPINCTVGLSEFVSEHITLHNTDAGVVLKGIDERSRIELIDVSGRMVPFTYRVQMNETLVATDSEGLLLVRVLHHSRWTTWKVVR; encoded by the coding sequence ATGAAGTTCTCAATTCTATTTGTTCTTTTAGTAACACATGGGTTATCCGCCCAAACTAACTATACCAGCTACTTCACCGGGAATACCGCCGACGTAGTAACACAACCGACGGGTGGCATCTGCATGATGGGTGGTGCGACAGAAGATGATAATGCAATGATCTGGTTCCTTCAGCGAGCAATTGGTGGTGACGTACTTGTATTGCGGGCCAGTGGTAGCGATGGATACAACGATTATTTGTATGCAGATCTTGGTGTTCCGGTGAATTCAGTGGAAACCATTGTTTTCTCTGATGCTTCTGCAAGCTCAGAACCCTACGTGCAAGAACGGATCAGACAAGCGGAGGCCATTTGGTTCGCAGGAGGTGATCAATGGGACTATATCTCATATTGGCAGAACACACCTATTGATAGTCTGATCAATATTGCCTTGGACCAACGTAACATCGTTATTGGTGGCACAAGCGCGGGCATGGCCATTCTTGGTGGACATCGTTTTACCGCACAGAATGGCACGGTCACCTCCGCTGCAGCTTTGAGTAACCCTTATAGTGATGATATACAGATCGGCTCTAATGCATTTTTGGATCTACCGATCTTGAGCAATGTGATAACAGACACCCATTACGATGACCCAGATCGTAAGGGCAGGCACTTTACGTTCTTGGCACGCATCCGTACAGACCAAGGTGTTGAAGCACGGGGAATAGCCTGTAACGAATACACGGCGGTCTGTGTGACAGATGACGGTATCGCGCACGTTTATGGTGGCTACCCTACATACCAGGAGTTCGCCTATTTTCTTCGGGTGGATTGTACCAACCCCTCACTGCCACAGCAATGTGAAGTTGGACTTCCACTCACATGGAACGATAACGGCACGGCCGTGAAAGTTTATAAAGCGCCGGGTGTATCCAGTGGCGCAACCACATTCGACCTTAATACTTGGCAAGCAGGTTCCGGTGGCTCTTGGGAAGATTGGACCGCGGTGAACGGTGCATTTAGCACCAATCCCACCGCACCGATCAATTGTACCGTAGGCTTATCGGAATTTGTGAGTGAGCACATCACCTTACACAACACCGATGCCGGTGTGGTCCTTAAAGGTATTGATGAACGATCACGCATTGAGTTGATCGATGTTTCTGGTCGAATGGTCCCCTTTACCTATCGCGTGCAAATGAATGAAACGCTTGTGGCCACGGATTCTGAAGGCCTGCTACTGGTAAGGGTACTCCATCATTCTCGATGGACAACCTGGAAGGTCGTACGGTAG
- a CDS encoding 30S ribosomal protein S12, translated as MPTIQQLIRKGRQTPKTKSKSIALTSCPQRRGVCTKVYTTTPKKPNSALRKVAKVRLVNGYEVIAYIGGEGHNLQEHSIVLVRGGRVKDLPGVKYHIVRGVLDTSGVEGRNQRRSKYGTKRPKAGAAAPAKKK; from the coding sequence ATGCCAACTATCCAACAGCTCATCCGAAAGGGTCGCCAAACGCCAAAGACCAAAAGCAAGTCGATCGCATTGACTTCTTGCCCTCAACGTCGTGGCGTATGTACCAAGGTTTACACCACTACACCTAAGAAGCCGAATTCAGCGCTTCGGAAGGTAGCTAAGGTGCGCCTTGTTAATGGTTACGAGGTCATCGCCTATATCGGTGGTGAAGGTCATAACCTACAAGAACACAGTATTGTACTCGTTCGCGGGGGTCGTGTAAAGGACCTACCGGGTGTGAAGTACCATATCGTCCGTGGTGTACTAGATACATCAGGTGTAGAAGGGCGTAACCAGCGTCGCAGCAAATACGGCACGAAGCGCCCGAAAGCCGGTGCAGCCGCCCCAGCAAAGAAGAAGTAA
- a CDS encoding Fic family protein, giving the protein MLNLLATIHQRLGEVHARHLHQPHPGLEKAYHISSVHSTLALEGSSLDALPVAELVDYPASAKAGSADLEAVNTHRAYELLPELDPFVPQDLRQAHSVLMHGLAIDAGHFRTGAMDVLYGEPEPLRIASAHDIPVNVQELLRNTEEDDFPSLITSCVLHFGLVYLRPFTAGNGRLARLWQKRMLMQHWPVFGYLPIEAFILNAQPAYYAAMEYADRRGDCGEFIVYLLERIDEALAELLLKPDPVRGPMDRIEIFLLNGPLRGSTERTFRRSDYLNFFPELSTATASRDLQESVATDRILIEGTRRTAVYRANKISTIP; this is encoded by the coding sequence ATGCTGAATCTGTTGGCGACGATCCATCAGCGTTTGGGCGAAGTGCATGCGCGGCACTTGCATCAGCCGCATCCCGGACTTGAAAAGGCATACCATATCAGCAGTGTTCACAGCACACTTGCGTTGGAAGGAAGCTCCTTGGATGCATTGCCGGTTGCGGAACTGGTGGACTACCCCGCTTCAGCAAAGGCCGGATCGGCAGACCTTGAGGCGGTCAATACCCACCGTGCCTATGAACTGTTACCCGAACTTGACCCATTCGTGCCCCAGGACCTGCGGCAAGCGCACAGCGTACTAATGCATGGTCTGGCAATTGATGCTGGCCATTTCCGAACTGGAGCAATGGATGTGCTTTATGGTGAACCAGAACCGTTACGGATCGCAAGTGCGCATGACATTCCCGTTAATGTTCAGGAACTGCTTCGCAATACGGAGGAGGATGATTTTCCTTCGTTGATCACCAGTTGTGTGCTGCACTTTGGACTGGTATATCTGCGTCCATTCACAGCTGGGAATGGGCGACTTGCGCGACTTTGGCAGAAGCGGATGTTGATGCAGCATTGGCCGGTTTTTGGCTATTTACCGATCGAAGCATTCATACTAAATGCCCAACCCGCTTACTACGCCGCAATGGAATACGCCGATCGAAGAGGCGATTGTGGAGAGTTCATTGTCTACCTATTGGAACGAATCGATGAAGCTTTGGCGGAACTGTTGCTAAAACCGGACCCCGTACGTGGCCCAATGGACCGCATCGAGATCTTTCTTTTGAATGGCCCGCTGAGAGGCAGTACAGAAAGAACGTTCCGTCGCTCGGATTACTTGAACTTTTTTCCTGAACTAAGCACTGCAACGGCCAGTAGGGACCTACAGGAATCCGTAGCGACCGATCGGATCCTCATCGAAGGAACAAGAAGAACCGCCGTTTATAGAGCAAATAAGATATCGACTATTCCGTGA
- the murA gene encoding UDP-N-acetylglucosamine 1-carboxyvinyltransferase codes for MGSFKIIGGKRLKGEVIPQGAKNEALQILCAVLLTKEPVTIHNIPDIVDVNKLIDLLGFMGVQVEKLGEGSYKFIADNVDVEFFLKPQFKTLGGGLRGSVMVVGPTLARFGKGYIPTPGGDKIGRRRLDTHFIGFEKLGADISYDKKEGFFKAEAKRLKGTYMLLDESSVTGTANIVMAAVLAEGRTTIFNAACEPYLQQLCDMLVRMGAKISGIGSNLLHIDGVDELGGTEHRMLPDMIEIGSFIGLAAMTRSSITIKDVQFEKLGVIPDIFRRLGITVVQQGDDIHVPAQEHYTITKFLDGSNLTVSDAPWPGFTPDLLSIVLVTAIQAKGSVLVHQKMFESRLFFVDKLIEMGAQITLCDPHRALVIGNDFQSPLRAIRMTSPDIRAGVALLIAALSAEGTSTIDNIEQIDRGYQNIEARLKALGAQIERV; via the coding sequence ATGGGAAGTTTCAAGATCATTGGCGGTAAGCGGTTGAAAGGTGAAGTCATTCCGCAAGGAGCGAAGAACGAAGCATTGCAGATCCTATGCGCTGTACTGCTTACCAAAGAGCCGGTAACCATACACAACATACCGGACATCGTTGATGTGAACAAACTGATCGACCTGCTTGGCTTCATGGGTGTGCAAGTGGAGAAGTTAGGAGAAGGGAGCTACAAATTCATCGCGGATAACGTGGATGTCGAGTTCTTCCTGAAACCGCAGTTCAAAACTTTGGGCGGAGGCCTTCGTGGAAGTGTTATGGTCGTTGGACCAACACTTGCTCGTTTCGGTAAAGGATACATCCCAACACCTGGCGGTGATAAGATCGGTCGCCGCAGATTGGATACACACTTCATCGGATTCGAAAAACTGGGGGCCGATATTTCCTATGACAAAAAGGAAGGGTTCTTCAAAGCGGAAGCGAAACGGTTGAAGGGTACATACATGTTGTTGGACGAATCCAGCGTTACCGGAACTGCGAATATTGTAATGGCGGCCGTACTTGCTGAAGGGCGAACGACGATCTTCAATGCAGCTTGTGAACCCTACTTGCAACAGCTTTGTGACATGTTGGTGCGCATGGGTGCCAAGATCTCCGGTATCGGTAGTAACCTACTGCATATCGATGGCGTTGATGAACTCGGTGGAACGGAACATCGCATGTTACCGGATATGATCGAGATCGGATCATTCATCGGATTGGCGGCCATGACACGCAGTTCGATCACGATCAAGGACGTGCAATTCGAAAAGCTCGGAGTGATACCTGATATTTTCCGCAGACTTGGAATTACAGTGGTACAACAGGGTGATGATATCCATGTACCAGCCCAAGAACATTATACGATCACCAAATTCCTTGATGGCAGCAACCTAACGGTGAGTGATGCTCCTTGGCCCGGATTCACACCAGACCTTTTAAGTATCGTACTTGTTACGGCCATCCAAGCTAAAGGCAGTGTTCTCGTTCATCAAAAAATGTTCGAGAGCCGGTTGTTCTTCGTGGACAAATTGATCGAGATGGGTGCCCAGATCACACTCTGCGACCCACACCGCGCTTTGGTGATCGGAAATGATTTCCAGAGTCCGTTGCGAGCCATTCGCATGACCAGCCCGGATATCCGCGCAGGTGTTGCGCTACTGATCGCAGCGCTGAGTGCCGAAGGAACCAGTACCATCGATAATATTGAACAGATCGATCGCGGTTACCAGAATATCGAGGCTAGACTTAAAGCGCTTGGTGCACAAATTGAGCGCGTTTGA
- a CDS encoding DUF4290 domain-containing protein: MHIQQRHVPLSTIQGAQPIMISTPFDYNTQRARLIIPEYGRHVQRMVEHCMEIDERDKRTYCAKSIIQVIARLNPQLRNSDNFERTLWDHLYVMSEFKLDVDGPFPKPTAEELESKPKRVEYPQTKIQFGHYGKMVERMVEQCAAMEEGETRAAYTELIANHMKKQFLTYNRDTVPDLVILKDLNELSKGKLKLKKDVQLTATADIIRGQQNGPKNEVETTRKRQFNRNKGNSSGAGKKRNRNRKKRY; the protein is encoded by the coding sequence TTGCACATTCAGCAACGCCATGTTCCACTAAGCACCATCCAAGGTGCACAGCCAATTATGATCAGTACTCCCTTCGATTACAACACGCAACGTGCACGTTTGATCATTCCTGAATATGGCCGCCATGTGCAACGCATGGTTGAACATTGCATGGAGATCGATGAACGCGACAAAAGAACGTACTGCGCCAAGTCCATTATTCAAGTGATCGCTCGACTCAATCCACAATTGCGGAACAGCGACAATTTTGAACGCACGTTATGGGACCACCTCTACGTCATGAGCGAGTTCAAGCTGGATGTGGATGGGCCCTTTCCGAAGCCTACCGCTGAAGAATTGGAAAGCAAGCCAAAGCGTGTGGAATATCCCCAGACCAAGATCCAGTTCGGCCACTACGGCAAAATGGTGGAACGCATGGTCGAACAATGCGCCGCTATGGAGGAAGGTGAAACGCGCGCAGCGTACACGGAACTGATCGCCAACCACATGAAGAAGCAATTCCTCACGTACAACCGAGATACGGTTCCCGACCTGGTTATTCTGAAGGACCTGAACGAGTTGAGCAAAGGAAAATTGAAGTTGAAGAAGGACGTGCAATTGACCGCTACTGCGGATATCATCCGGGGCCAACAGAATGGTCCGAAGAATGAAGTGGAGACCACGCGCAAGCGGCAATTCAACAGGAATAAAGGAAATAGTTCCGGAGCTGGTAAAAAGCGGAACCGTAATCGTAAGAAGCGCTATTAG
- a CDS encoding fibronectin type III domain-containing protein: MSRSFRFFGKGRQYALFLGFSMTIAATAQRNCGSMDYLQQQIDANPDRAARLEQIDAFTTQYIHDHSEEDRAVITIPVVFHVVYANSTQNISDAKIYAQLAQLNADYARLNSDAGSTPSAFAALGANTEIQFCLAQRDPNGNATTGIVRKSTTVSSFSDNDYVKYNANGGSSAWPSSSYLNFWSCNLGSSLLGYAQFPGGPSATDGVVCLYSSIGSITTPGSATPYNLGRTATHEVGHWLNLRHIWGDANCGSDLVSDTPTQQTDNGGCPSFPHVTCSNGSNGDMFMNYMDYTNDACMNIFTLGQKSRMQALFGTGGSRVGLVSSLGCTPPSGGTCTVPSGLAAGSVTTSSAVISWGSMSGATSYSLQYKLASSGTWTTVSTGSTSYSLTGLSSGTSYNAQVSATCSSGSSGYSSAVNFTTGTTGCSDFGEPNNSTAAATSISAGSLNALIANSTDADYYRLTLTSTSNIALSMSNLAADYDLRLLNSAGTQLAISQAGGTTSESISYANAAAGTYYVHAFGYSGAFSATQCYALSATVTPVAAPCNTPTGLAASSITSSSASVSWGAVTGAVSYTVQFKLSSASTWTSGSVTGTTASLTGLTSGSVYNVQVQTVCASGTSAFSSTVSFTTSSAGCTDTWESNNTSSNAKTITRNTDIYGTIGTTTDIDWYKFTNTSSLKNIRIDLTNLAGDYDVVLYKGKTTQVGISQNGGTTSETIVYNGGTVTTYYVKVYGYNGANSATQCYTLRANCSGTSFREGVLDSEPIVLEPVTGLMNLYPNPANDKVMLEYEAKENSIVQLYLFDGTGRQVHASQQSVTNGNSTFGLPLPSLSNGIYVLQIIDGKERYQKRFLVEQ, translated from the coding sequence ATGTCAAGATCATTCCGCTTTTTCGGAAAGGGCCGCCAGTACGCCCTATTCTTGGGTTTTTCAATGACCATTGCAGCGACTGCACAACGCAATTGTGGCAGTATGGATTATCTGCAACAACAGATCGATGCTAACCCGGACAGGGCTGCTCGATTAGAGCAGATCGATGCATTCACGACCCAGTACATACATGACCATAGTGAAGAAGACCGAGCGGTTATTACGATACCTGTTGTGTTCCATGTGGTTTACGCAAATTCCACACAGAACATTAGTGATGCAAAGATCTACGCACAACTAGCGCAGTTGAACGCAGACTACGCACGTTTGAACTCCGATGCCGGCAGTACACCTTCGGCATTTGCTGCTTTGGGTGCCAATACCGAGATCCAATTCTGCCTAGCCCAGCGCGACCCGAACGGAAATGCTACAACCGGCATCGTGCGAAAAAGCACCACAGTGAGCAGTTTTTCTGATAACGATTACGTGAAGTACAATGCTAACGGAGGAAGTAGTGCATGGCCCAGTAGCAGCTATTTGAATTTTTGGAGCTGTAACCTTGGCAGTAGCCTTTTGGGTTATGCCCAATTCCCCGGTGGTCCGTCGGCAACGGATGGCGTAGTTTGTTTGTATAGTTCCATTGGCAGTATTACAACGCCAGGCTCAGCAACACCGTACAATCTAGGCAGGACAGCTACGCATGAAGTAGGTCACTGGCTCAACCTTCGCCATATCTGGGGAGATGCGAATTGCGGTTCTGATCTTGTATCCGATACACCGACGCAACAAACAGATAACGGAGGCTGCCCTTCATTCCCACATGTTACCTGTAGCAATGGTTCTAATGGTGATATGTTCATGAACTACATGGACTACACGAACGATGCGTGCATGAATATTTTCACGCTCGGTCAGAAAAGTCGGATGCAAGCGTTGTTCGGAACCGGTGGCTCACGCGTTGGTCTGGTCAGTTCGCTGGGCTGTACACCGCCAAGTGGTGGTACATGTACTGTACCTTCAGGTCTCGCTGCAGGCAGTGTAACCACATCTTCAGCGGTAATTTCATGGGGCTCTATGAGCGGTGCAACTAGTTATTCCTTACAATACAAACTGGCATCTTCCGGTACATGGACTACCGTAAGTACCGGTTCAACGTCTTACTCATTAACCGGACTAAGCAGTGGCACCAGCTATAATGCTCAAGTAAGCGCGACCTGTAGTTCGGGTAGTAGTGGATATTCCAGTGCCGTAAACTTCACAACAGGAACAACAGGTTGCAGCGACTTTGGCGAACCGAACAATTCGACCGCTGCGGCAACTTCCATTTCTGCCGGCTCTTTGAACGCGTTGATCGCGAATAGCACCGATGCCGACTATTACCGTTTGACGTTGACAAGTACAAGCAATATTGCACTTTCGATGAGCAACCTTGCGGCTGATTACGACCTACGCTTGTTGAATAGCGCAGGCACACAATTGGCCATTTCACAAGCAGGTGGAACAACAAGCGAAAGCATTTCATACGCCAACGCGGCAGCAGGCACATACTATGTACATGCGTTCGGATACAGCGGTGCATTCAGTGCTACACAGTGTTATGCGCTTAGCGCAACGGTCACACCGGTTGCCGCACCGTGCAACACACCAACCGGACTTGCAGCCTCCTCGATCACCTCATCCAGTGCATCAGTTTCGTGGGGAGCAGTAACCGGAGCGGTTAGCTATACCGTTCAATTCAAGCTAAGCTCGGCCAGCACTTGGACAAGCGGAAGCGTTACAGGAACCACGGCATCTTTGACCGGCCTTACAAGCGGAAGTGTTTACAACGTGCAAGTGCAAACGGTCTGTGCCAGTGGTACATCGGCCTTCTCATCTACTGTTTCGTTCACTACTTCCAGCGCGGGTTGTACAGATACATGGGAAAGCAACAACACCAGCAGCAATGCGAAAACGATCACCAGAAATACGGATATCTACGGCACGATCGGAACTACCACGGATATCGACTGGTACAAATTCACCAACACCAGCTCGCTCAAGAACATTCGTATCGACCTGACCAACTTGGCCGGTGATTACGATGTAGTGCTGTACAAAGGTAAAACCACTCAAGTAGGAATTAGCCAGAACGGTGGCACCACCAGTGAAACCATTGTATACAACGGCGGAACCGTGACCACGTATTACGTAAAAGTCTATGGCTATAACGGCGCGAACAGTGCTACCCAATGCTATACCCTACGCGCAAATTGCAGCGGTACGAGTTTCCGCGAAGGCGTGTTGGACAGCGAGCCAATTGTGTTGGAACCTGTTACCGGATTGATGAACCTCTACCCTAACCCAGCGAATGATAAGGTGATGCTGGAGTATGAGGCCAAAGAAAATAGCATCGTTCAGCTCTACTTGTTCGATGGAACCGGCAGACAAGTGCACGCATCTCAGCAAAGCGTTACCAATGGCAATTCCACCTTCGGCCTGCCGTTGCCGAGCTTGAGCAATGGAATCTACGTGCTCCAGATCATAGATGGCAAAGAGCGCTACCAAAAGCGATTCCTGGTCGAACAGTGA
- the rpsG gene encoding 30S ribosomal protein S7, with product MRKKTIKHNTLPDPKFGDVQVTRFVNNLMYDGKKSKSLDIFYAAIDIVTEKSGEDGLEIFRKAIVNVTPQVEVRSRRVGGANFQIPQAVREDRKKSLAMKWLIGYARNRNERSMPMKLANEILAASKEEGAAFKKKEEIHKMAEANKAFSHFRF from the coding sequence ATGCGTAAAAAGACGATCAAACACAACACCTTGCCTGACCCGAAGTTCGGAGACGTGCAGGTAACCCGGTTCGTGAACAATTTGATGTACGACGGCAAGAAGAGCAAGTCCTTGGACATCTTCTACGCCGCGATCGATATTGTTACGGAGAAGAGCGGCGAAGATGGCTTGGAGATATTTCGCAAAGCCATTGTCAATGTTACTCCTCAAGTGGAAGTTAGAAGCCGCCGTGTTGGTGGTGCTAACTTCCAGATCCCGCAAGCGGTTCGCGAAGACCGCAAGAAAAGCTTAGCAATGAAATGGTTGATCGGGTACGCCCGCAACCGTAATGAGCGCAGCATGCCAATGAAACTCGCGAATGAGATCTTGGCGGCTTCGAAAGAAGAAGGTGCGGCATTCAAGAAGAAGGAAGAGATCCATAAAATGGCCGAAGCGAACAAAGCGTTCAGCCACTTCCGCTTCTGA
- a CDS encoding redoxin domain-containing protein — MEFRTIMSKTRIITIAAVVLLGIYGFANRIDRPEDGKEKIGTSIGDKAPELAFMNADSTKELKLSDLNGKYVLIDFWASWCGPCRKENPNVVAAYDKYTKAKFKDAKGFEIYSVSLDRSRDAWKKAIEQDNLKWKWHVSDLGFWQSKGAQLYGVNSIPMSFLIDPNGVIIAKNLRGMQLHQELDKHVKSL; from the coding sequence ATGGAATTCCGCACTATCATGTCCAAAACACGCATTATTACCATTGCCGCAGTTGTTCTGCTCGGCATTTATGGATTCGCTAACCGTATCGATCGCCCAGAAGATGGCAAGGAGAAAATTGGCACCAGCATCGGTGATAAAGCTCCCGAACTAGCCTTCATGAATGCGGATAGCACGAAGGAATTGAAGCTTTCTGATCTCAATGGTAAGTATGTGCTCATTGATTTCTGGGCCAGCTGGTGCGGCCCCTGTCGCAAGGAGAACCCGAACGTAGTTGCAGCCTATGATAAATACACTAAAGCCAAATTCAAGGATGCCAAAGGTTTTGAGATCTATAGCGTAAGCCTTGACCGTAGCCGAGATGCTTGGAAAAAGGCCATTGAACAGGACAACCTGAAGTGGAAATGGCATGTTAGCGACCTCGGCTTCTGGCAGTCAAAAGGAGCACAGCTGTATGGTGTTAACTCCATTCCCATGAGTTTCCTGATCGACCCGAACGGTGTTATCATCGCTAAGAATCTACGTGGCATGCAATTGCATCAGGAATTAGATAAGCACGTGAAGAGCTTGTAA
- the fusA gene encoding elongation factor G, with translation MAKRDLKFTRNIGIMAHIDAGKTTTSERILYYTGLVHKIGEVHDGAATMDWMAQEQERGITITSAATTTSWDYRGDKYKINLIDTPGHVDFTVEVERSLRVLDGAVALFCAVGGVEPQSETVWRQANKYKVPRIGFVNKMDRSGADFFNVVTQIRERLGANPVPLQVPIGAEADFLGVVDLINNRGMVWNEADQGMTWTEVPIPDDLVDTVKEWRAKLIEAVAESDDTLMEKYFNDPDSLTEAEIMNAIRISAINMSITPILCGSAFKNKGVQTMLDAVMAYLPSPMDIESVIGIDPRTDAEIERHPDPDEPFSALAFKIATDPFVGRLAFFRAYSGYLDAGSYVLNTRSDKKERISRIFQMHSNKQNPVERIEAGDIGAAVGFKDIRTGDTLCAEAHPIILESMSFPEPVIGIAIEPKTQADLDKMGTALGKLAEEDPTFKVHTDEDTGQTVISGMGELHLEILVDRMKREFKVECNQGAPQVKYKEAITGTIEHRELYKKQTGGRGKFADIHVRIEPQTDPEKPGLEFVDAIKGGSIPKEFVGPVQKGFEASLKNGVLAGYPMESMKVTLYDGSFHNVDSDALSFEICAKSAFRTAVPRCKPVLMEPIMKIEVITPEENMGDIVGDLNRRRGTIQGMEDRSGAKAIKGTVPLSEMFGYVTSLRTMSSGRASSTMEFSHYDPAPNNVTEAVLAKVRGKVSA, from the coding sequence ATGGCCAAAAGGGACCTCAAATTCACGCGCAACATCGGCATCATGGCGCACATCGATGCCGGGAAGACCACAACTTCCGAGCGCATCCTGTATTACACGGGTCTTGTTCACAAGATCGGTGAAGTACATGATGGTGCAGCCACTATGGATTGGATGGCTCAGGAGCAGGAGCGTGGTATCACGATCACTTCTGCCGCTACCACAACCAGCTGGGATTACCGTGGTGACAAGTACAAGATCAATTTGATCGATACGCCAGGTCACGTGGATTTCACCGTTGAGGTGGAGCGTAGCTTACGTGTATTGGACGGTGCCGTTGCATTGTTCTGCGCTGTTGGGGGAGTAGAGCCACAGAGTGAGACTGTTTGGCGTCAAGCAAATAAGTATAAGGTTCCGCGCATCGGTTTTGTCAACAAGATGGATCGCAGCGGTGCTGACTTCTTCAATGTGGTTACCCAGATCCGCGAGCGCTTAGGTGCAAACCCTGTTCCACTGCAAGTGCCAATTGGAGCTGAAGCAGATTTCTTAGGTGTAGTTGACCTGATCAACAACCGTGGAATGGTCTGGAATGAAGCGGATCAAGGCATGACCTGGACCGAAGTGCCTATTCCTGATGATCTGGTGGATACAGTAAAAGAGTGGCGCGCTAAGTTGATTGAAGCCGTTGCAGAAAGCGACGATACCTTAATGGAGAAGTATTTCAATGATCCAGATAGCCTTACTGAGGCTGAGATCATGAATGCGATCCGCATCAGCGCTATTAACATGAGCATTACGCCTATCCTTTGTGGTAGCGCTTTCAAGAATAAAGGGGTACAGACCATGCTTGATGCGGTCATGGCTTATTTGCCAAGCCCTATGGACATTGAGTCCGTGATCGGCATTGACCCGCGCACGGATGCAGAGATCGAGCGTCACCCGGATCCGGATGAGCCGTTCTCTGCATTGGCATTCAAGATCGCAACTGACCCCTTCGTAGGTCGTCTGGCATTCTTCCGCGCCTATAGCGGATACCTGGATGCTGGAAGTTATGTACTGAATACGCGGAGTGATAAGAAAGAACGCATCAGTCGTATTTTCCAGATGCACTCCAACAAGCAGAATCCTGTGGAGCGTATTGAAGCAGGAGATATTGGAGCAGCCGTTGGTTTCAAAGATATCCGAACCGGAGATACACTTTGTGCGGAGGCGCACCCGATCATTCTGGAGAGCATGAGCTTCCCAGAGCCGGTAATTGGAATTGCCATTGAACCAAAGACCCAAGCGGACTTGGATAAGATGGGAACTGCTTTGGGCAAATTGGCCGAGGAGGATCCAACATTCAAAGTTCACACCGACGAGGATACTGGCCAGACCGTGATCAGCGGAATGGGCGAATTGCACTTGGAGATCCTTGTGGATCGCATGAAGCGCGAATTCAAGGTAGAGTGCAACCAAGGTGCGCCGCAGGTGAAATACAAAGAGGCCATCACTGGTACGATCGAACACCGTGAGCTGTACAAGAAGCAGACTGGTGGTCGCGGTAAGTTTGCTGATATACACGTGCGTATTGAGCCACAGACCGACCCGGAAAAGCCCGGTCTGGAGTTCGTTGACGCGATCAAAGGTGGATCCATTCCAAAGGAATTCGTAGGACCAGTTCAGAAAGGCTTCGAGGCATCGTTGAAGAACGGCGTGCTTGCTGGTTATCCAATGGAATCCATGAAGGTGACCTTGTACGACGGATCGTTCCACAATGTGGATTCTGATGCATTGAGCTTTGAGATCTGTGCGAAAAGTGCCTTCCGAACCGCAGTGCCACGTTGCAAGCCGGTATTGATGGAGCCGATCATGAAGATCGAAGTGATAACACCAGAAGAGAATATGGGTGATATTGTTGGTGACCTTAACCGTCGCCGCGGTACCATCCAAGGAATGGAAGACCGTTCCGGAGCAAAAGCAATTAAGGGTACAGTGCCACTGAGCGAAATGTTCGGTTACGTGACCAGCCTACGGACCATGTCCAGCGGCCGTGCAAGTAGCACCATGGAGTTCAGCCATTACGACCCAGCACCGAATAACGTAACTGAAGCCGTTTTGGCCAAAGTACGTGGTAAAGTTTCAGCCTAA